A section of the Streptomyces sp. CG1 genome encodes:
- a CDS encoding ABC transporter substrate-binding protein yields the protein MIVSLPRNAVLGGSLAVVAALALSACGAAPDNASTKTKDGKSAATATSAADFGGMDALVKAAKKEGTLHIIAVPRDWANYGAIIDGFQKKYGIKIEDESPDGTSQDEINAVTTRKGQDRTPDVLDLGSSFALSAAQQGLLAPYKVASYADIAEAQKDPQARWYNDYGGYISIGCDDKRVKECPTSFKDLLKPEYKGQVALNGNPTKSGSAFGGVYAAALANGGSFDNIQPGLDFFAKLKKSGNYTPVESTPATVEKGETPISIDWDYLNAGYAKEFKSKGLDWKVAIPSDGQYAQYYSQAINKDAQHPAAARLWQEYLYSTEGQNLWLQGYARPALMATMDKAGTLDKTAAAQLPKVTGTPSFPTEDQQSKAKTVIAQGWGKAVSG from the coding sequence GTGATTGTGTCCCTGCCGAGAAACGCCGTGCTCGGCGGTTCCCTCGCCGTCGTCGCCGCGCTCGCGCTGAGCGCCTGCGGCGCCGCCCCCGACAACGCGTCCACCAAGACCAAGGACGGCAAGAGCGCCGCCACCGCCACCTCCGCAGCCGACTTCGGCGGCATGGACGCCCTGGTCAAGGCGGCCAAGAAGGAGGGCACGCTGCACATCATCGCGGTGCCCCGCGACTGGGCCAACTACGGTGCCATCATCGACGGTTTCCAGAAGAAGTACGGCATCAAGATCGAGGACGAGAGCCCCGACGGCACCAGCCAGGACGAGATCAACGCCGTCACCACCCGCAAGGGCCAGGACCGCACCCCCGACGTCCTCGACCTCGGCTCCTCCTTCGCGCTGAGCGCCGCCCAGCAGGGCCTGCTCGCGCCCTACAAGGTGGCCTCCTACGCCGACATCGCCGAGGCCCAGAAGGACCCGCAGGCCCGCTGGTACAACGACTACGGCGGCTACATCTCCATCGGCTGCGACGACAAGCGCGTCAAGGAGTGCCCGACCAGCTTCAAGGACCTGCTCAAGCCCGAGTACAAGGGCCAGGTCGCCCTCAACGGCAACCCCACCAAGTCCGGCTCCGCCTTCGGCGGCGTCTACGCGGCGGCTCTCGCCAACGGCGGCTCCTTCGACAACATCCAGCCCGGCCTGGACTTCTTCGCCAAGCTGAAGAAGAGCGGCAACTACACGCCCGTCGAGTCCACACCGGCCACCGTCGAGAAGGGCGAGACGCCCATCTCCATCGACTGGGACTACCTGAACGCCGGCTACGCCAAGGAGTTCAAGTCCAAGGGCCTCGACTGGAAGGTCGCCATCCCGAGCGACGGCCAGTACGCCCAGTACTACTCCCAGGCGATCAACAAGGACGCGCAGCACCCCGCGGCCGCCCGTCTGTGGCAGGAGTACCTCTACAGCACCGAGGGCCAGAACCTGTGGCTCCAGGGCTACGCCCGCCCGGCCCTGATGGCCACCATGGACAAGGCCGGCACCCTCGACAAGACGGCCGCCGCCCAGCTGCCGAAGGTCACCGGCACGCCCTCCTTCCCGACCGAGGACCAGCAGAGCAAGGCCAAGACGGTCATCGCCCAGGGCTGGGGTAAGGCCGTCTCCGGATGA
- a CDS encoding GntR family transcriptional regulator, whose protein sequence is MTARHEEIADELRRAIDREEYTVGSRLPSEAELATHYGVSRGTVRQAVATLTSEGLIGSRQGARRVVLASRRSQSFEELRSFAQWARAMGREATGHVVTQEYRPATHEDAVRLQLPIGTPVLHVLRVRGLDGEPVLLERTVYADWISPAVESIEPECPSVTQRLYDDTGLVFAYGEHIIDAVACGAQDAELLGVRRTSPLLRVRRVTTTREGRPVEWSDDRYRPDAVSFSVRNSIGNNALARKTAE, encoded by the coding sequence ATGACGGCGCGACACGAGGAGATCGCCGACGAACTGCGGCGAGCGATCGACCGCGAGGAGTACACGGTCGGCAGCCGCCTGCCCTCGGAGGCGGAACTCGCGACGCACTACGGCGTCTCACGCGGCACGGTCCGCCAGGCCGTGGCGACCCTCACCTCCGAGGGCCTGATCGGCTCCCGCCAGGGCGCCCGGCGCGTCGTGCTCGCCAGCCGGCGCAGCCAGAGCTTCGAGGAACTGCGCAGCTTCGCCCAGTGGGCCCGCGCGATGGGCCGCGAGGCCACGGGCCATGTGGTGACCCAGGAGTACCGCCCGGCGACCCATGAGGACGCCGTCCGCCTCCAACTCCCCATCGGGACACCGGTGTTGCACGTGCTCCGGGTCCGCGGCCTGGACGGCGAACCGGTACTGCTGGAGCGGACCGTGTACGCCGACTGGATCTCCCCGGCGGTGGAGTCGATCGAGCCGGAGTGTCCGTCGGTCACGCAACGGTTGTACGACGACACCGGCCTGGTCTTCGCGTACGGCGAGCACATCATCGACGCGGTCGCCTGCGGCGCGCAGGACGCCGAGTTGCTGGGGGTGCGCCGGACGAGTCCGCTGCTGCGGGTGCGACGGGTGACGACCACCCGCGAGGGGCGCCCGGTGGAGTGGTCGGACGACCGCTACCGCCCGGACGCGGTGAGCTTCAGCGTCCGCAACTCGATCGGGAACAACGCGCTGGCGCGGAAGACCGCGGAGTAG
- a CDS encoding Lrp/AsnC family transcriptional regulator, which produces MLNDLDERIVHALAEDARRSYADIGQLVGLSAPAVKRRVDRLRATGAITGFTVRVDPAALGWETEGYIEIYCRRNTSPETIQRGLERYQEVVAASTVTGDADAIAQVFASDMRHFERVLERIAGEPFVERTRSVLVLSPLLRRFSSGAPG; this is translated from the coding sequence GTGCTGAACGATCTCGACGAACGCATCGTGCACGCCCTCGCCGAGGACGCCCGCCGCTCCTATGCGGACATCGGGCAACTGGTCGGTCTGTCCGCGCCCGCCGTGAAGCGGCGCGTGGACCGGCTGCGCGCCACCGGAGCGATCACCGGATTCACCGTCCGGGTGGATCCGGCGGCGCTCGGCTGGGAGACCGAGGGGTACATCGAGATCTACTGCCGGCGCAACACCTCGCCGGAGACCATTCAGCGGGGGCTGGAGCGCTATCAGGAGGTCGTGGCCGCGTCCACCGTCACCGGCGACGCGGACGCGATCGCGCAGGTCTTCGCGTCTGACATGCGGCACTTCGAGCGGGTGCTGGAGCGGATCGCCGGGGAGCCGTTCGTCGAGCGCACCAGGTCGGTGCTCGTGCTGTCGCCGTTGCTGCGGCGCTTCTCCTCCGGGGCGCCGGGGTAA
- a CDS encoding amino acid permease, producing the protein MLDQGAPPHDRTATAPASPGVAARLMRRKPVERLVAEGGQGEGGSLRRSLGLWQLTMISIGATLGTGIFVVLGQAVPKAGPAVTLSFVIAGLTALFSALSYAELAGTIPVSGSSYSYAYATMGELIAWVCGWCLLLEYGVSVAAVAVGWGEYLNELLDGTIGVTIPTALAAPPGDGGIFNLPALIVVILAMVFLLGGAKESARANTVMVCVKIAALILFCGIGFMGFKSGNYANFMPLGMAGVSGAGATLFFSYIGFDAASTAGEEAKDARRDLPRAIMLSLVIVTALYVLVAAVAVGAKPWRTFGDSEATLAQIMKDVTGQSFWGTLLAFCAVIAIASVVLTVLYGQTRILFAMSRDGLVPKIFSKVHPKTGAPRANTVIVSLFCGVLAAAIPLGQLADATSIGTLFAFALVNVAVVVLRRTRPHMNRTFRVPLSPVLPALGFAFCVWMMGSLSAVTWIVFGVWMAVGLVFYFVYGHRRSRLATGEDLAVTAEK; encoded by the coding sequence GTGCTCGACCAAGGCGCACCCCCGCACGACCGCACAGCGACCGCCCCCGCCTCCCCGGGCGTCGCCGCGCGCCTCATGCGGCGCAAGCCCGTGGAACGCCTGGTCGCGGAGGGCGGCCAGGGCGAAGGAGGCTCGCTGCGGCGCTCCCTCGGGCTGTGGCAGCTGACCATGATCAGCATCGGTGCCACGCTCGGCACCGGCATCTTCGTCGTCCTCGGCCAGGCCGTCCCCAAGGCGGGTCCGGCCGTCACCCTCTCCTTCGTGATCGCCGGTCTCACCGCGCTCTTCTCGGCCCTGTCCTACGCCGAGCTGGCGGGCACCATCCCGGTCTCCGGCTCCTCGTACTCGTACGCATACGCAACGATGGGCGAGCTGATCGCCTGGGTGTGCGGCTGGTGTCTGCTGCTGGAGTACGGCGTCTCGGTGGCCGCCGTGGCCGTCGGCTGGGGCGAGTACCTCAACGAGCTGCTGGACGGCACGATAGGCGTGACCATCCCCACGGCTCTGGCGGCTCCGCCCGGCGACGGCGGCATCTTCAACCTGCCCGCCCTGATCGTCGTGATCCTCGCGATGGTGTTCCTGCTCGGCGGCGCCAAGGAGTCCGCGCGGGCCAACACCGTCATGGTGTGCGTGAAGATCGCCGCGCTGATCCTGTTCTGCGGCATCGGCTTCATGGGCTTCAAGTCCGGCAACTACGCGAACTTCATGCCGCTCGGCATGGCGGGCGTCAGCGGCGCCGGCGCCACGCTGTTCTTCTCGTACATCGGCTTCGACGCCGCCTCCACCGCCGGTGAGGAGGCCAAGGACGCCCGGCGCGACCTGCCCCGCGCGATCATGCTGTCCCTGGTCATCGTGACCGCCCTGTACGTGCTGGTCGCCGCCGTCGCCGTCGGTGCCAAGCCGTGGCGGACCTTCGGCGACTCCGAGGCCACGCTCGCCCAGATCATGAAGGACGTCACCGGGCAGAGCTTCTGGGGCACCCTGCTGGCCTTCTGCGCCGTCATCGCCATCGCGAGCGTCGTCCTGACCGTGCTCTACGGCCAGACCCGCATCCTGTTCGCCATGTCCCGCGACGGCCTGGTGCCCAAGATCTTCTCCAAGGTCCACCCGAAGACCGGTGCGCCCCGCGCCAACACGGTGATCGTCTCCTTGTTCTGCGGTGTCCTCGCCGCTGCGATCCCGCTGGGTCAGCTGGCGGACGCCACCAGCATCGGCACGCTGTTCGCCTTCGCTCTGGTCAACGTCGCGGTCGTGGTGCTGCGCCGGACGCGTCCGCACATGAACCGCACCTTCCGCGTCCCGCTGTCGCCGGTGCTGCCCGCGCTGGGCTTCGCCTTCTGTGTCTGGATGATGGGCAGCCTGTCGGCCGTCACGTGGATCGTGTTCGGTGTCTGGATGGCCGTCGGGCTCGTGTTCTACTTCGTATACGGCCATCGCCGTTCCCGTCTCGCGACCGGTGAGGACCTCGCGGTGACGGCAGAGAAGTGA
- a CDS encoding GuaB1 family IMP dehydrogenase-related protein: MRFLNDIQPAYDLTYDDVFMVPSRSAVGSRQGVDLSSPDGTGTTIPLVVANMTAIAGRRMAETMARRGGLVVIPQDIPIDVVTDVVSWVKSRHLVLDTPIVLAPHQTVADALALLPKRAHNAGVVVDEEQRPVGVVTDADLSGVDRFTQLEVVMSKDLLLLDADIDPREAFNTLDHHNRRYAPAVDKDGRLAGILTRKGALRATLYTPAVDAQGKLRIAAAVGINGDVAGKAKQLLDAGVDTLVIDTAHGHQESMISAIRLVRALDPQVPIVAGNIVSAEGVKDLIDAGADIIKVGVGPGAMCTTRMMTGVGRPQFSAVLECAAEAKKYGKHVWADGGVRHPRDVAMALAAGASNVMVGSWFAGTYESPGDLQHDANGRAYKESFGMASARAVANRTSEESAYDRARKALFEEGISTSRMFLDPARPGVEDLIDSIIAGVRSSCTYAGAGSLEEFAEKAVVGIQSAAGYAEGKPLHASWS, translated from the coding sequence GTGCGTTTCCTCAATGACATCCAGCCCGCGTACGACCTGACGTACGACGACGTCTTCATGGTGCCGAGCCGCTCCGCGGTCGGCTCGCGTCAGGGCGTGGACCTCAGCTCGCCGGACGGCACGGGCACCACCATCCCGCTCGTCGTCGCCAACATGACCGCCATCGCCGGCCGCCGCATGGCCGAGACCATGGCCCGCCGCGGCGGCCTGGTGGTCATCCCGCAGGACATTCCGATCGACGTCGTCACGGACGTCGTCTCCTGGGTGAAGAGCCGCCACCTGGTGCTCGACACACCGATCGTGCTCGCCCCGCACCAGACCGTCGCCGACGCGCTCGCGCTGCTGCCCAAGCGGGCCCACAACGCCGGTGTGGTCGTGGACGAGGAGCAGCGGCCCGTCGGTGTCGTCACCGACGCGGACCTCAGCGGCGTCGACCGCTTCACGCAGCTCGAAGTGGTCATGTCCAAGGACCTCCTGCTCCTCGACGCGGACATCGACCCGCGCGAGGCCTTCAACACCCTGGACCACCACAACCGGCGCTATGCCCCGGCCGTCGACAAGGACGGCAGGCTGGCCGGCATCCTCACCCGCAAGGGCGCCCTGCGCGCCACGCTGTACACTCCGGCCGTCGACGCGCAGGGCAAGCTGCGCATCGCCGCCGCGGTCGGTATCAACGGCGACGTCGCGGGCAAGGCCAAGCAGTTGCTCGACGCGGGCGTGGACACGCTCGTCATCGACACCGCGCACGGCCACCAGGAGTCGATGATCAGCGCGATCAGGCTGGTGCGCGCCCTCGACCCGCAGGTGCCGATCGTCGCGGGCAACATCGTCTCCGCCGAAGGCGTCAAGGACCTCATCGACGCCGGCGCGGACATCATCAAGGTCGGTGTGGGCCCCGGCGCCATGTGCACCACGCGCATGATGACCGGCGTGGGCCGGCCGCAGTTCTCGGCCGTCCTGGAGTGCGCCGCCGAGGCGAAGAAGTACGGCAAGCACGTGTGGGCCGACGGCGGCGTCCGGCACCCGCGCGACGTGGCCATGGCCCTCGCGGCCGGTGCGTCCAACGTGATGGTCGGCTCCTGGTTCGCCGGCACCTACGAGTCCCCGGGCGACCTCCAGCACGACGCCAACGGGCGTGCCTACAAGGAGTCCTTCGGCATGGCGTCCGCGCGTGCGGTGGCCAACCGCACGTCCGAGGAGTCCGCCTATGACCGTGCCCGCAAGGCGCTGTTCGAGGAGGGCATCTCCACCTCCCGCATGTTCCTCGACCCGGCCCGCCCGGGTGTCGAGGACCTGATCGACTCGATCATCGCGGGCGTCCGCTCCTCCTGCACCTACGCCGGTGCCGGCTCGCTCGAGGAGTTCGCCGAGAAGGCCGTCGTCGGCATCCAGAGCGCCGCCGGCTATGCCGAGGGCAAGCCGCTGCACGCCAGCTGGAGCTGA
- a CDS encoding barstar family protein — translation MTEEPAGAADLAGRLVVALDLDGVSDKAGLMDRAARALALPDWFGRNWDALADSLSDHTVWPEGAVEQGMLIVVRGWQPYAEANPGEWRTAQDVFAEAVDRTPALAVVLALGRSRLGGSS, via the coding sequence ATGACTGAAGAGCCGGCAGGCGCGGCGGATCTGGCAGGGCGGCTTGTCGTCGCCTTGGACCTCGACGGTGTCAGCGACAAGGCCGGGCTGATGGACCGCGCCGCGCGGGCGCTGGCGCTGCCCGACTGGTTCGGCCGTAACTGGGACGCGCTGGCCGACTCCCTCTCGGACCACACCGTCTGGCCCGAGGGGGCCGTCGAGCAGGGGATGCTCATCGTCGTACGGGGCTGGCAGCCGTACGCCGAGGCGAACCCGGGCGAGTGGCGGACGGCGCAGGACGTGTTCGCCGAGGCGGTGGACCGGACGCCCGCGCTGGCCGTCGTACTGGCCCTCGGCCGTTCCCGCCTTGGAGGATCCTCCTAG
- a CDS encoding ribonuclease domain-containing protein, translating to MLPRFVPHRPRRSFTPSPTPTRSLKLPRALVGLLAVVLAVLLAGCSSGAGSGAGGGASPGGARVSVPAWAHGMGTVREDQLPAEARRTLALIDKGGPFPYAKDGVVFGNFEGRLPRRRRGYYHEYTVETPGSRDRGARRIVTGQGREIYYTGDHYNTFRAVLR from the coding sequence ATGCTGCCACGGTTCGTCCCCCACAGGCCGAGACGGTCCTTCACGCCGTCCCCCACCCCCACACGGTCCCTGAAGCTGCCCCGTGCGCTCGTCGGATTGCTGGCCGTCGTTCTTGCCGTTCTTCTCGCGGGATGTTCGTCCGGGGCCGGCTCGGGAGCCGGTGGTGGGGCCAGTCCGGGCGGTGCGCGCGTGTCCGTGCCGGCGTGGGCTCACGGGATGGGCACGGTCAGGGAGGACCAGCTGCCGGCCGAGGCGCGCAGGACGCTTGCCCTCATCGACAAGGGCGGGCCCTTCCCGTACGCCAAGGACGGCGTCGTCTTCGGGAACTTCGAGGGCCGGCTGCCCAGGCGCCGGCGCGGTTACTACCACGAGTACACGGTCGAGACCCCTGGCTCGCGCGATCGCGGAGCCCGGCGCATCGTCACCGGGCAGGGCAGGGAGATCTACTACACCGGTGATCACTACAACACGTTCCGGGCGGTGCTGAGATGA
- a CDS encoding sugar-binding transcriptional regulator: MNSSEEIAVSGMSAGRSAMRMGPAELVQAAAMARRFYLEGKSKIQIAEEFGVSRFKVARVLETALERDLVRIEIRVPAELDAERSDALRARYGLRHAVVVESPAEAEETPDPENLGEVAADLLGELVNEGDVLGLAWGRSTIHMAAALDRLPPCTVVQLTGVYDAGTSERGSVEAVRRAAQVSGGDAHPIYAPMLLPDAATAAALRNQTGIARAFEYFDKVTVACVSIGSWEPGISTVHDMLSDEERAHYASLGVAAEMAAHLFDAEGRRIGRDLGERCITVKTDQLRRVPEVVAIAGGQRKASAIDAVLRSGLVTSLVTDTSAADYLMTAGPTPKPALSRADPDGV, translated from the coding sequence GTGAACAGCAGTGAGGAGATCGCCGTGTCGGGTATGTCGGCGGGCCGGTCAGCCATGCGGATGGGACCCGCTGAGCTGGTGCAGGCGGCGGCCATGGCCCGCCGCTTCTACCTCGAGGGCAAGTCCAAGATCCAGATCGCGGAGGAGTTCGGCGTCAGCCGCTTCAAGGTGGCCCGGGTCCTGGAGACGGCTCTCGAACGGGATCTCGTACGCATCGAGATCCGTGTCCCGGCCGAGCTGGACGCCGAGCGCTCCGACGCGCTTCGCGCCCGGTACGGCCTGAGGCACGCCGTCGTGGTCGAGTCTCCGGCCGAGGCAGAGGAGACCCCCGACCCCGAGAACCTCGGCGAGGTCGCCGCCGACCTGCTCGGCGAGCTCGTCAACGAGGGGGACGTGCTGGGGCTGGCCTGGGGCCGGTCCACCATTCACATGGCGGCGGCGCTCGACCGGCTGCCGCCGTGCACGGTCGTTCAGCTGACGGGTGTGTACGACGCCGGGACCTCGGAGCGCGGCTCGGTCGAGGCGGTGCGCCGCGCCGCCCAGGTGTCGGGCGGCGACGCCCATCCGATCTACGCGCCGATGCTGCTGCCGGACGCGGCCACGGCGGCGGCCCTGCGCAATCAGACCGGGATCGCCCGGGCCTTCGAGTACTTCGACAAGGTCACGGTCGCCTGTGTCTCCATCGGTTCCTGGGAGCCGGGCATCTCGACGGTGCACGACATGCTCAGCGACGAGGAACGGGCGCACTACGCCTCGCTCGGCGTGGCCGCCGAGATGGCGGCGCATCTCTTCGACGCCGAGGGGCGCCGGATCGGGCGGGACCTGGGGGAGCGGTGCATCACGGTCAAGACCGACCAGCTGCGCCGCGTTCCGGAGGTCGTGGCGATCGCCGGCGGGCAGCGCAAGGCGTCCGCGATCGACGCGGTACTGCGCTCCGGCCTGGTCACCAGCCTGGTCACGGACACCTCGGCCGCGGACTACCTGATGACAGCGGGCCCCACCCCGAAACCGGCCCTGAGCCGAGCGGACCCGGACGGCGTCTGA
- the rpe gene encoding ribulose-phosphate 3-epimerase: protein MAVQINPSILSADFARLAEEAKAVQGADWLHVDVMDNHFVPNLTLGVPVVESLARATDTPLDCHLMIEDPDRWAPQYVEAGASSVTFHVEAAAAPVRLAREIRAKGARASMALKPATPIEPFEDLLPELDMLLIMTVEPGFGGQAFLDIMLPKIRRTRELIGKHGLQLWLQVDGGVSASTIERCADAGADVFVAGSAVYGAQDPAEAVRALRTQAESAIAKASWACDH from the coding sequence ATGGCCGTGCAGATCAACCCCAGCATCCTGTCCGCCGACTTCGCGCGCCTCGCGGAGGAGGCCAAGGCGGTCCAAGGCGCCGACTGGCTCCATGTCGACGTCATGGACAACCACTTCGTCCCGAACCTGACGCTCGGCGTGCCGGTCGTGGAGTCCCTGGCCCGTGCGACGGACACCCCGCTGGACTGCCACCTGATGATCGAGGACCCCGACCGCTGGGCGCCGCAGTACGTCGAGGCGGGCGCCTCCTCCGTCACCTTCCACGTGGAGGCGGCCGCCGCGCCCGTGCGACTCGCCCGGGAGATCCGCGCGAAGGGTGCCCGCGCCTCCATGGCGCTCAAGCCGGCGACGCCGATCGAGCCGTTCGAGGACCTGCTCCCGGAACTCGACATGCTGCTGATCATGACGGTCGAACCCGGCTTCGGCGGCCAGGCGTTCCTCGACATCATGCTGCCGAAGATCCGCCGCACCCGTGAGCTGATCGGCAAGCACGGCCTGCAGTTGTGGCTCCAGGTGGACGGCGGTGTCTCGGCCTCGACGATCGAGCGGTGCGCGGACGCGGGCGCGGACGTGTTCGTGGCCGGCTCGGCCGTGTACGGGGCGCAGGACCCGGCGGAGGCGGTGCGTGCCCTGCGCACACAGGCGGAGTCCGCGATCGCCAAGGCGTCCTGGGCATGCGACCACTGA
- a CDS encoding RsmB/NOP family class I SAM-dependent RNA methyltransferase, whose protein sequence is MSEQSRRPRRPAKPYRRPQKDPVRILAFEALRAVDERDAYANLVLPPLLRKAREKEGPEKFDARDAALATELVYGTLRRQGTYDAVIAACVDRPLREVDPPVLDVLSLGVHQLLGTRIPTHAAVSASVELARVVLGDGRAKFVNAVLRKVAQHDLDGWLEKVAPPYDEDPEDHLAVVHSHPRWVVSALWDSLGGGRAGIEDLLEADNERPEVTLVARPGRATTEELLREEAAVPGRWSPYAVRLAEGGEPGAVRAVHEGRAGVQDEGSQLVALALAGAPLEGPDRTWLDGCAGPGGKAALLAALAAERGATLLASEKQPHRAGLVAKALAGNPGPYQVIAADGTRPPWRPGTFDRVLMDVPCTGLGALRRRPEARWRRRPEDLDNFAPLQRALLRTALDSVRVGGIVGYATCSPHLAETRAVVTDVLKKRPEAELIDARPLLPGVPALGEGPDVQLWPHLHGTDAMYLALIRRTG, encoded by the coding sequence GTGAGCGAGCAGTCCCGGCGGCCGCGCAGGCCCGCCAAGCCCTACCGCCGTCCGCAGAAGGACCCCGTCCGCATCCTGGCCTTCGAGGCGCTGCGCGCGGTCGACGAGCGGGACGCGTACGCCAACCTCGTGCTGCCGCCACTGCTGCGCAAGGCGCGCGAGAAGGAGGGACCGGAGAAGTTCGACGCGCGGGACGCGGCCCTCGCCACCGAGCTGGTGTACGGCACGCTGCGCCGGCAGGGGACGTACGACGCGGTGATCGCCGCCTGTGTCGACCGGCCGCTGCGCGAGGTCGACCCGCCAGTGCTGGATGTGCTCAGCCTCGGTGTCCACCAGCTGCTCGGGACGCGGATCCCGACGCACGCCGCCGTGTCCGCCTCCGTCGAGCTGGCGCGGGTGGTGCTGGGCGACGGGCGGGCCAAGTTCGTCAACGCCGTGCTGCGCAAGGTCGCACAGCACGACCTCGACGGATGGCTGGAGAAGGTCGCGCCGCCGTACGACGAGGATCCCGAGGACCACCTCGCCGTCGTCCACTCGCATCCCCGCTGGGTCGTCTCCGCGCTCTGGGACTCCCTCGGCGGCGGGCGCGCCGGTATCGAGGATCTGCTGGAGGCCGACAACGAACGGCCCGAGGTGACCCTGGTCGCGCGGCCGGGGCGGGCCACCACCGAGGAGCTGCTGCGCGAGGAGGCCGCCGTACCGGGGCGCTGGTCGCCGTACGCCGTGCGGCTCGCCGAGGGTGGTGAGCCGGGTGCGGTGCGGGCCGTCCACGAGGGTCGGGCCGGGGTGCAGGACGAGGGCAGCCAGCTGGTCGCCCTCGCGCTCGCCGGCGCGCCCCTGGAGGGCCCCGACCGCACCTGGCTGGACGGGTGCGCCGGACCCGGCGGCAAGGCGGCGCTGCTGGCAGCCCTGGCCGCAGAGCGGGGCGCCACGCTGCTCGCCTCCGAGAAGCAGCCGCACCGGGCGGGCCTGGTCGCCAAGGCGCTGGCCGGCAATCCGGGGCCGTACCAGGTCATCGCCGCAGACGGGACCCGGCCGCCGTGGCGGCCCGGCACCTTCGACCGGGTGCTGATGGACGTGCCGTGCACCGGGCTCGGTGCGCTGCGCCGGCGCCCCGAGGCCCGCTGGCGGCGCCGCCCGGAGGACCTTGACAACTTCGCGCCGCTGCAACGCGCCCTGCTGCGCACCGCGCTCGACTCGGTGCGCGTCGGCGGGATCGTCGGCTACGCGACCTGCTCGCCGCATCTCGCCGAGACCCGCGCGGTCGTCACCGACGTCCTCAAGAAGCGCCCGGAGGCGGAGCTGATCGACGCCCGCCCGCTGCTGCCGGGCGTCCCGGCGCTCGGCGAGGGCCCGGACGTACAGCTTTGGCCGCATCTGCACGGTACGGACGCGATGTATCTGGCGCTGATCCGCAGAACGGGCTGA
- the fmt gene encoding methionyl-tRNA formyltransferase has protein sequence MKLVFAGTPEVAVPALDALIASGRHEVAAVVTRPDAPAGRGRRLVASPVAERAEEAGIEVLKPLKPRDPEFLERLKEIGPDCCPVVAYGALLPRVALDVPAHGWVNLHFSLLPAWRGAAPVQHAIMAGDEITGASTFLIEEGLDSGPVYGTVTEAIRPTDTSGDLLTRLAFAGAGLLAATMDGIEDGSLKAVPQPAEGITVAPKITVEDAQVVWSAPALRVDRVVRGCTPAPGAWTTFRGERLKLIQVTPVPDRTDLAPGRMAVGKNSVHVGTGSYAVELLWVQAQGKKPMRAADWARGVRIADGETLGG, from the coding sequence ATGAAGCTTGTCTTCGCCGGTACCCCCGAGGTCGCCGTTCCCGCTCTGGACGCTCTGATCGCCTCCGGGCGGCACGAGGTGGCCGCCGTCGTCACGCGGCCCGACGCACCGGCCGGGCGCGGGCGCAGGCTGGTCGCGTCGCCCGTGGCCGAGCGGGCGGAGGAGGCCGGGATCGAGGTGCTCAAGCCCCTCAAGCCGCGGGACCCCGAGTTCCTGGAGCGGCTGAAGGAGATCGGCCCGGACTGCTGCCCGGTCGTCGCCTACGGCGCGCTGCTGCCCCGGGTCGCCCTCGACGTCCCGGCCCACGGCTGGGTCAACCTGCACTTCTCGCTGCTGCCCGCCTGGCGCGGGGCGGCTCCGGTGCAGCACGCCATCATGGCGGGCGACGAGATCACCGGCGCCTCCACCTTCCTCATCGAGGAGGGGCTGGACTCCGGGCCCGTCTACGGCACCGTGACCGAGGCGATCCGGCCCACCGACACCAGCGGCGACCTGCTGACCCGGCTCGCCTTCGCCGGCGCCGGGCTGCTCGCCGCCACCATGGACGGCATCGAGGACGGCAGCCTGAAGGCCGTACCGCAGCCGGCCGAGGGCATCACCGTCGCGCCGAAGATCACCGTCGAGGACGCCCAGGTCGTCTGGTCCGCGCCCGCGCTGCGGGTCGACCGGGTCGTGCGCGGCTGCACCCCGGCGCCCGGCGCCTGGACCACGTTCCGCGGTGAGCGGCTCAAGCTCATCCAGGTCACGCCCGTGCCCGACCGCACCGACCTCGCGCCGGGGCGGATGGCGGTCGGCAAGAACAGCGTCCACGTGGGCACCGGTTCGTACGCCGTCGAGCTGCTCTGGGTGCAGGCACAGGGCAAGAAGCCGATGCGGGCGGCCGATTGGGCCCGCGGCGTGCGCATCGCCGACGGCGAGACGCTCGGCGGCTGA